The proteins below are encoded in one region of Helianthus annuus cultivar XRQ/B chromosome 2, HanXRQr2.0-SUNRISE, whole genome shotgun sequence:
- the LOC110894606 gene encoding uncharacterized protein LOC110894606: protein MKLALTAKNKLGFLNGTCTKSTKDDVLASQWDRCNSVVLTWILNSVSEELYVGQVYSSLASEVWSDLKDTYDRVDGSVVFGLYQKINSVSQNGASVSEYYHKLNTMWKQFDARVQLPSCTCDASSKYNEFSQLIKLMQFLMGLDDIYQPVRINLLTRDPLPTVKTTFSIISREESHRDSNKSSKVPNVGFVAKTTQYNDNKKRFNKGPNPNLKCTHCNKLGHVIEKCFELHGYPPNYINKPGQNSPQWSKTSVSANNSVANIMNDQSANTSLNALSADQFSKLLGLLNENKMEDSHKSNMSGANQHMVMNNDNMFNLVDVSDYDITVKHPNGTDAKVKQIGCFKLSEDVILKDVFVVPEYCGSLISVHKLSKDNKLKVVFDEHNCYIQDVSLKKNLVIGRQTVGLYFCGGRTPYELLYGFEPSLNHLKVFGCLCYFTILNNSDKLEERAERCVFMGYSNLKKGYKLWSLDQRTFSFSRYVSFYETVFPFKTKLFSETDLDKTNSLNHSNFFDVYDLSSDINPDDEEKDSNDFVPETQQHSNSNGPIDVADAQQSFPFDDMANDQHHSESHIESVKVESSGTNDESVLPEGNQPFLRKSTRHVSAPKRFNDFIVGNAKYIYDKVVSYANLSSENLCFAANLNKMTEPVSYKEACKDKRWIDAMNDELSALYSNDTWDLVDPPKGKKPIGCKWVYKIKY, encoded by the exons ATGAAACTTGCTTTAACTGCCAAGAACAAGTTAGGCTTTCTTAATGGTACTTGTACTAAATCAACTAAAGATGATGTTCTGGCTAGTCAGTGGGACAGATGCAATTCTGTTGTTTTAACTTGGATTCTCAACTCTGTCTCCGAAGAACTATATGTTGGTCAAGTTTACTCTAGTCTTGCTAGTGAAGTCTGGAGTGACTTAAAGGACACTTATGATAGGGTAGATGGGTCAGTTGTGTTTGGATTATACCAAAAAATTAATTCTGTTAGCCAGAATGGAGCTAGTGTGTCTGAATATTATCATAAACTTAACACTAtgtggaaacaatttgatgccAGGGTCCAATTACCTTCATGTACTTGTGATGCCTCTTCTAAATACAATGAATTCAGTCAACTGATTAAGCTTATGCAGTTCTTGATGGGATTAGATGACATTTATCAACCTGTTAGAATAAATCTTTTAACCAGGGACCCTTTACCTACTGTTAAAACTACCTTTTCCATTATTTCTAGAGAAGAATCACACAGAGATTCTAATAAGTCGTCAAAGGTTCCTAATGTTGGTTTTGTTGCCAAAACAACTCAATACAATGACAATAAAAAACGTTTTAACAAAGGTCCTAATCCCAACCTAAAGTGTACTCACTGCAATAAGCTTGGTCATGTGattgaaaaatgttttgaactcCATGGTTATCCCCcaaactacataaataaacctgGTCAAAACAGTCCCCAATGGTCAAAAACAAGTGTGTCTGCTAATAATTCTGTTGCTAATATTATGAATGACCAATCTGCTAATACTTCCTTGAATGCTTTATCTGCTGATCAATTCTCCAAGTTGCTAGGTCTACTAAATGAAAATAAGATGGAAGACTCTCACAAGTCTAATATGAGTG GGGCTAACCAACATATGGTTATGAACAATGATAACATGTTTAATCTAGTAGATGTGTCTGATTATGATATTACTGTAAAACATCCTAATGGTACTGATGCTAAGGTTAAACAAATAGGATGCTTTAAACTTTCTGAGGACGTGATCTTGAAAGACGTATTTGTTGTTCCTGAATACTGTGGCAGTCTCATATCTGTTCACAAACTATCTAAAGATAATAAACTCAAAGttgtttttgatgaacataattGTTATATCCAGGATGTGTCCTTAAAGAAAAACCTGGTGATTGGTAGACAAACAGTTGGCCTTTATTTCTGTG GTGGTAGAACACCCTATGAGTTGCTttatggttttgaaccttctcTTAATCACTTGAAAGTTTTTGGATGTCTATGTTACTTTACTATCTTAAACAACTCTGATAAACTTGAAGAAAGAGCTGAACGATGCGTTTTTATGGGATACTCTAATTTAAAAAAGGGATACAAACTTTGGAGTTTGGATCAAAGGACATTCTCCTTCTCAAGATATGTCAGTTTTTATGAAACAGTTTTCCCTTTTAAAACCAAGTTGTTTTCTGAAACTGATTTAGACAAAACCAATTCTTTAAATCACTCAAACTTTTTTGATGTCTATGATCTTTCAAGTGATATAAATCCCGATGATGAAGAGAAGGATTCTAATGATTTTGTACCCGAGACACAGCAACACAGTAACTCAAATGGACCAATTGATGTTGCTGACGCTCAGCAGTCATTTCCCTTTGATGACATGGCTAATGATCAGCACCATAGTGAGTCTCATATCGAGTCTGTGAAGGTTGAGTCTAGTGGTACAAATGATGAATCAGTCCTTCCTGAGGGTAACCAACCCTTTCTTAGAAAATCCACTAGACATGTATCTGCTCCTAAAAGGTTTAATGACTTTATTGTTGGAAATGCTAAATACATTTATGATAAAGTTGTTAGCTATGCTAATCTGTCTAGTGAAAATTTGTGTTTTGCTGCA